From one Pedobacter faecalis genomic stretch:
- a CDS encoding dihydrolipoamide acetyltransferase family protein, protein MAQYELLLPKMGESVAEATVIKWAKQPGDAVEVDDIVLEIATDKVDSEVPSPVSGKLVRQLFKEDEVAQVGDILAIIEIEAEVTSAPVKQEETEDDLPADLPPLNDIPGVKAVSERFYSPLVKSIAAEENISNEELDHIPGSGSEGRLTKDDLLSYIRQRQGSQVQHNKNIQEDIPVLNTSAEAPVRAPVSTSLSAGEEIIEMDRMRKLIADHMVMSKQTSPHVTSFVEADVTNMVLWREKVKKTFEQREKEKITFTPLFIEAVTKAIKDYPMINVTVNGSQIVRKRDINIGMAAALPSGNLIVPVIKNADQFNLVGLTKSVNDLALRARASKLKPDETQNGTFTLTNIGSFGNVMGTPIINQPQVAILAVGAIKKKPAVLETEFGDVIAIRHMMYLSLSYDHRVVDGALGGSFVRRVADYLENWDIEREI, encoded by the coding sequence ATGGCTCAATACGAATTGTTGTTACCAAAAATGGGGGAAAGTGTTGCAGAAGCCACCGTCATTAAATGGGCAAAGCAACCAGGTGACGCGGTAGAAGTGGATGATATAGTTCTCGAGATAGCGACAGATAAGGTAGATTCTGAGGTTCCTTCTCCGGTGTCGGGTAAGCTGGTGAGGCAGTTGTTTAAGGAAGATGAGGTGGCCCAGGTGGGCGATATTTTAGCCATTATTGAGATCGAAGCTGAGGTAACTAGTGCGCCGGTAAAACAGGAAGAAACAGAAGACGATCTGCCAGCTGATCTCCCGCCGCTTAACGATATACCTGGAGTAAAGGCGGTATCTGAAAGGTTTTACTCCCCTTTGGTGAAGAGCATTGCGGCGGAGGAAAACATCAGCAACGAGGAACTTGATCATATACCTGGCAGCGGATCTGAAGGCCGTCTTACTAAGGACGACCTGCTTTCTTACATCCGTCAAAGGCAAGGCAGTCAAGTTCAGCATAACAAAAACATTCAGGAAGACATTCCGGTTTTGAATACAAGCGCCGAGGCTCCGGTAAGAGCACCTGTTTCGACATCGCTCTCCGCTGGAGAAGAGATCATTGAGATGGACCGTATGCGTAAGCTTATTGCTGATCATATGGTAATGAGCAAACAGACATCGCCCCATGTAACCTCTTTTGTTGAGGCGGATGTCACCAATATGGTTTTGTGGAGGGAGAAGGTTAAAAAGACGTTTGAGCAGCGTGAAAAGGAGAAAATAACTTTTACACCGTTATTTATCGAGGCAGTGACTAAGGCCATCAAGGATTACCCGATGATAAATGTGACCGTTAACGGATCACAGATCGTTAGAAAAAGAGACATCAATATCGGAATGGCGGCAGCCTTGCCTTCAGGAAACCTGATCGTACCGGTGATAAAAAACGCGGATCAGTTCAATCTTGTCGGGCTTACCAAGTCTGTGAACGATCTTGCGCTCAGGGCCAGGGCTTCAAAGCTGAAGCCGGATGAAACGCAAAACGGAACTTTTACGCTTACAAATATAGGATCCTTTGGGAATGTCATGGGCACACCGATCATTAACCAGCCTCAGGTAGCTATATTGGCTGTTGGAGCCATTAAGAAAAAACCAGCAGTGCTGGAAACTGAGTTTGGGGATGTCATAGCCATCCGTCATATGATGTATTTATCACTTTCCTATGATCACCGCGTGGTAGATGGCGCATTAGGCGGCTCATTTGTACGACGGGTGGCGGATTACCTGGAGAACTGGGATATAGAGCGTGAGATATAA
- a CDS encoding putative LPS assembly protein LptD: MKLLRYIIFLSLTVSLASVSKRSYAVSESFWQQDTTKIDTIKRANPQVNNVQTGAADTTASQKVEHRAEDSTRVDPVNDIVHLYGKARLTYQGFELDADYIQYNRRTNQLFARGSWTPGGKYVGRPILKMEGQSTSMADSLRYNTETMEAQIWGVFTEQEGGFFTGGRAKKQPDDEIHSQGQTYSTCNLPHPHFGIHITKGIVTENQIITGPVYLKIEDVPLPIGLPFAFFPKPNKRSSGVILPSPGEDFTRGFFLRDGGYYLGLSDYWDARITGTIYTRGSYDLNVATNYIKRYKYTGNINFSYANSRYGLEGTPEYDPRKDFNLQWSHNQNPNARPGTTFSASVNAGTSSYNRNTAGGTSYDFDRIAQNTLRSSISYGRVFDSGINLSLAADAAQETQNQTVSLRLPDMSLSVPTFSPFDSPDRVGEQKWYQKITVGYNMQASNSITTIESELFKRSSLNKFQNGVNHQIPINMAFTIADYFNFNTGVNYTERWAFQTINKTYTRVVNGSDVQRIDTLPGFKRNGEYNLNMGLSTKVYSTAQFTKFGNFKALRHVMTPRVSFGYTPDFSDPSRGYYKIAQYEDGSQVRDSRGEPVKYSIFEGTLYGGPGLGRNASISFGLDNTVEAKVLTPKDTTGKGEKKIPIIQGLGISGSYNFLAENFKLSRLNFSGRSQFTEKLGINYNGTLNPYQVEIQTVNGVQTPVLVDRYTWQAGRLPRLTNFGFSFDYSLNPEALKRRNENIDEVNEIAQQRGITEEQAEALARVSRDPNAFVDFNIPWNFAFSYSFQYATDEVGRNGSITNTLNFNGDANITPKWKVQFNSGWDFKANTFSQTSFSIYRDLHCWDMSFSWVPFGQYQSYSVDIKVKASVLQDLKLSKRKNYYTRF, translated from the coding sequence TTGAAACTTTTACGGTACATCATTTTTCTTAGTTTAACAGTTTCATTAGCTTCGGTTAGTAAACGCTCTTACGCTGTTTCTGAATCCTTTTGGCAACAGGACACGACCAAAATTGATACCATAAAGCGAGCTAATCCCCAGGTTAATAACGTACAAACAGGGGCTGCCGATACAACCGCCAGTCAGAAAGTTGAACACCGGGCTGAAGATTCGACCCGGGTGGACCCGGTGAATGATATTGTGCATCTTTACGGGAAAGCACGTTTGACCTATCAGGGCTTTGAACTTGACGCAGATTATATCCAATACAACCGTCGCACGAACCAGCTTTTTGCGCGTGGCTCCTGGACGCCGGGCGGTAAGTATGTAGGGCGCCCAATTCTGAAAATGGAAGGTCAAAGTACCTCAATGGCCGACTCGCTAAGATATAATACCGAGACTATGGAGGCCCAGATATGGGGCGTTTTCACGGAGCAGGAGGGTGGGTTTTTTACGGGAGGCCGTGCAAAGAAGCAGCCAGACGATGAAATTCATAGTCAGGGGCAAACCTATAGTACATGCAACCTGCCCCACCCGCATTTTGGTATACATATCACGAAAGGTATCGTTACAGAAAATCAGATCATTACCGGTCCGGTGTATTTGAAAATTGAGGACGTGCCATTGCCCATTGGTCTACCTTTTGCCTTTTTTCCAAAGCCGAACAAGCGGTCTTCTGGTGTGATACTTCCTTCACCCGGCGAAGATTTCACCCGTGGGTTCTTTTTACGGGATGGGGGTTATTATCTTGGATTAAGCGATTACTGGGATGCGCGTATAACAGGTACTATCTACACCCGGGGTTCATACGACCTTAACGTTGCGACCAACTACATCAAACGTTACAAGTATACCGGTAATATCAATTTCAGTTATGCAAACTCCCGATACGGATTGGAAGGTACTCCTGAGTATGATCCCAGAAAAGACTTCAATCTTCAATGGAGTCATAATCAGAATCCGAATGCGCGCCCGGGTACTACATTTTCAGCCTCAGTAAACGCCGGAACGAGCAGCTATAACCGGAATACCGCAGGGGGAACCAGTTACGATTTTGATCGGATAGCGCAGAATACATTGCGTTCAAGTATTTCATATGGCCGGGTTTTCGACAGCGGTATAAACCTTAGTTTAGCGGCCGATGCCGCCCAGGAAACACAAAACCAGACTGTAAGCCTCCGTTTGCCCGATATGAGCCTGTCGGTACCTACTTTCAGCCCCTTCGACTCTCCAGATCGTGTTGGAGAGCAAAAATGGTATCAGAAGATTACCGTTGGTTATAACATGCAAGCCAGCAACAGCATTACCACGATAGAAAGCGAATTGTTTAAGCGGTCATCATTGAACAAATTTCAAAATGGCGTTAACCATCAGATCCCAATCAATATGGCGTTTACGATAGCTGACTACTTCAACTTTAACACCGGAGTGAATTATACGGAGAGATGGGCATTTCAGACAATTAATAAGACCTATACCCGGGTGGTAAACGGATCGGACGTGCAACGTATAGATACCCTTCCTGGATTTAAACGCAATGGGGAATATAACCTCAACATGGGGCTTTCTACAAAAGTTTATAGCACCGCCCAATTTACCAAGTTCGGAAATTTTAAGGCCTTAAGACATGTAATGACGCCCCGCGTGAGTTTCGGCTACACACCTGATTTCTCCGATCCTAGCAGAGGGTATTATAAGATCGCGCAATATGAGGACGGCTCCCAGGTACGCGACTCACGTGGCGAGCCAGTCAAATATAGCATCTTCGAAGGCACCTTGTACGGTGGCCCAGGATTAGGCCGAAACGCATCAATATCCTTCGGGCTAGATAACACAGTTGAAGCAAAGGTTCTTACGCCTAAAGATACCACAGGCAAAGGCGAGAAAAAGATTCCAATTATCCAGGGTCTGGGTATCAGTGGATCTTATAACTTTTTAGCGGAGAATTTTAAACTGTCAAGACTTAACTTCAGCGGCAGATCGCAGTTTACGGAGAAGCTAGGCATCAATTATAATGGTACGTTGAACCCTTACCAGGTCGAAATTCAGACTGTTAATGGTGTGCAAACACCTGTTTTGGTAGATCGATATACCTGGCAGGCGGGTCGCTTGCCTCGTCTCACGAACTTTGGTTTTTCTTTCGACTACAGTCTAAATCCCGAAGCGTTGAAACGACGAAACGAGAATATTGATGAAGTCAACGAGATTGCCCAACAACGAGGGATCACTGAAGAACAGGCAGAAGCACTTGCCAGGGTAAGCCGAGATCCGAATGCGTTTGTAGACTTTAATATTCCGTGGAACTTTGCATTCAGCTACAGTTTCCAATATGCCACAGATGAAGTAGGGCGGAACGGCTCAATCACCAATACGTTGAATTTCAACGGCGATGCTAATATCACGCCGAAATGGAAAGTACAATTCAATTCGGGATGGGATTTTAAAGCCAATACTTTTTCACAAACCTCTTTTTCTATTTACCGCGATCTACATTGCTGGGACATGAGCTTTAGCTGGGTTCCATTTGGTCAGTACCAATCTTATTCAGTCGATATAAAGGTAAAGGCTTCTGTGTTGCAGGATCTAAAACTGAGTAAGCGGAAAAATTATTACACCCGTTTCTAG
- a CDS encoding MlaD family protein — protein MKIKNETKVGILAAFSIAVLIIGYNFLKGNSIFSSETVLYARYSRVEGLAVSKPVLVNGFQIGRVDELQLQPDGSILATLKIKGKYEIPRTSIARLESTDLLGSKAIVMELGPGSNFAVDGDTLNANVEKGLMEAVQPVQKKAEVIIGKMDSILTSVNAILNPNFQRNVDRSFTSIAATLSSLEATSKKVDNLVGSEGSRISAILANVEAISANLRQNNQKISGILNNISSVTDQVAASNFKQTIDNANKAMTDLQLIVGKINSGEGSLGLLINDKQMYENLNNASKNLDALMIDLKQNPKRYVHFSVFGGGNKD, from the coding sequence ATGAAGATAAAAAACGAAACAAAAGTTGGTATACTTGCGGCCTTTTCCATTGCCGTTTTAATCATAGGTTATAACTTTTTGAAAGGTAACTCCATCTTTAGCAGCGAGACAGTTTTGTATGCCAGATATTCCCGTGTAGAAGGACTCGCCGTATCTAAGCCCGTACTTGTCAACGGTTTCCAGATTGGTCGGGTCGACGAGTTGCAACTGCAACCCGATGGCTCTATACTTGCTACACTGAAGATTAAAGGCAAATACGAGATTCCCCGTACCAGCATTGCACGTTTGGAAAGCACAGATCTTTTAGGCAGTAAAGCTATAGTAATGGAGCTTGGACCGGGAAGTAATTTTGCAGTTGACGGGGATACGCTGAATGCCAATGTAGAGAAAGGGCTAATGGAAGCGGTACAGCCAGTGCAAAAGAAGGCCGAGGTAATCATCGGAAAAATGGACTCCATCCTGACCAGCGTAAATGCTATACTGAACCCAAATTTTCAAAGGAATGTCGACCGAAGCTTCACAAGTATAGCAGCAACCCTTTCTTCACTTGAGGCCACTTCAAAAAAGGTAGACAATCTCGTTGGCTCTGAAGGTTCGCGCATATCGGCCATATTAGCCAATGTTGAAGCAATTTCTGCCAACCTCAGACAAAACAATCAGAAAATTTCAGGGATCCTGAATAACATCAGCAGTGTTACCGATCAGGTTGCAGCGTCAAACTTCAAACAAACGATTGACAATGCGAATAAAGCTATGACTGATCTTCAGTTGATCGTAGGCAAGATAAATAGCGGAGAGGGCTCCTTAGGTTTGCTGATCAATGACAAGCAGATGTATGAAAACCTGAATAATGCTTCTAAAAATCTCGACGCCCTCATGATCGATTTGAAGCAGAACCCTAAGCGGTATGTTCATTTCTCTGTTTTCGGTGGCGGCAACAAAGATTAG
- a CDS encoding competence/damage-inducible protein A — protein sequence MTAEIITIGDEILIGQIVDTNSAWMAQKLNLAGIAVKQITSVSDQADHIIDALSEAEKRAGIILITGGLGPTKDDITKITLARYFNMGMRRDEQTLQHVRTFFERLKRPMLDSNMGQADVPEGCTVIQNKQGTAPCMWFENNGRIIVSMAGVPFEMMYLMEEEIIPRLVSLFKLPHIVHKTILTYGIGESFLAEAIADIENDLPEHIKLAYLPRLGQVRLRLSGSGYEGVLLDRQIMEFTQRIAERVKKHVAALEDIALEKAMLNTMEKRGLTLSTAESCTGGYIGHLITQHPGSSAVYKGGGVVYSNELKIKILGVSEQTLERYGAVSEETVTEMAAGALRTFNTDYAVAVSGIAGPDGASPGKPVGTVWIAVANKQQVVARLFTFGNKRTQNIERSAVAALGMILNELGPD from the coding sequence ATGACAGCTGAAATAATAACGATCGGTGATGAGATTCTTATCGGCCAGATTGTAGACACCAATTCTGCCTGGATGGCACAAAAGCTCAATCTTGCGGGCATCGCGGTAAAGCAAATTACATCAGTGTCGGATCAGGCCGATCATATTATCGATGCTTTGTCTGAAGCTGAAAAGCGCGCAGGCATAATATTGATTACTGGTGGGTTGGGCCCCACAAAAGATGATATAACGAAAATCACCCTTGCCAGGTATTTTAACATGGGAATGCGTAGGGATGAGCAGACGCTACAACATGTCAGGACCTTCTTTGAGCGGTTAAAGCGACCTATGCTCGATTCGAATATGGGCCAGGCCGATGTGCCGGAGGGGTGTACTGTGATTCAGAATAAGCAGGGCACAGCCCCGTGCATGTGGTTTGAGAACAATGGGCGTATTATTGTTTCCATGGCTGGCGTACCGTTTGAAATGATGTATTTAATGGAGGAGGAGATCATTCCAAGGCTGGTCAGTTTGTTCAAGCTGCCCCATATTGTACATAAAACGATTCTGACTTATGGGATAGGCGAGTCCTTTCTGGCCGAGGCAATAGCTGATATAGAAAACGATCTGCCAGAACATATCAAGCTTGCATACCTGCCGCGGCTCGGTCAGGTGCGCCTCCGCTTAAGCGGAAGCGGATATGAAGGTGTGCTTCTTGACCGTCAGATCATGGAGTTCACACAGCGCATCGCGGAGCGGGTGAAGAAGCATGTAGCTGCCTTAGAAGATATTGCACTTGAGAAAGCCATGCTGAATACGATGGAGAAGCGGGGACTGACACTTTCAACTGCTGAGAGCTGTACCGGCGGGTATATCGGTCATCTGATTACGCAGCATCCAGGAAGTTCGGCTGTATATAAGGGTGGTGGAGTTGTTTACTCCAATGAATTGAAAATAAAGATACTCGGTGTAAGTGAGCAAACCCTGGAAAGATACGGGGCGGTTAGCGAAGAGACCGTTACCGAGATGGCTGCCGGAGCGCTCCGCACGTTTAACACGGACTATGCTGTTGCGGTGAGCGGAATTGCAGGGCCTGATGGTGCGAGTCCGGGAAAACCTGTCGGTACCGTTTGGATAGCGGTAGCTAACAAGCAGCAGGTTGTTGCGCGGCTTTTTACTTTTGGAAACAAGCGGACGCAAAATATAGAACGCTCTGCAGTAGCCGCTTTAGGTATGATTTTGAATGAACTTGGCCCTGATTAG
- a CDS encoding N-acetylmuramoyl-L-alanine amidase family protein, which produces MRLKKAVQFLPLLLVFYSFQSAFSQSYKVKTIVIDAGHGGNKPGARGSFSVEKDVALEVALKLGRKIEEELPDVKVLYTRKTDVDVDFYKRAALANDNHADLFISIHCNSMPNRRVITGYKRLKSGKKTPVYGYVKNTTTRGTETFVAGSHRLNEQDAAIRENEDIKLEKNYKENYNGYDPKDPETFIILSLFKNLFRDKSLKLARLIQDNYRNDDKRVDRGVKEQGLLILQRCGLPAVLTEIGFISHPEEEKYINSEAGQAEIVNSIFKAIKTYKKETEV; this is translated from the coding sequence ATGAGATTGAAAAAAGCCGTACAATTTTTGCCGTTACTTTTAGTATTTTACTCATTTCAAAGCGCTTTCTCACAATCATATAAAGTAAAAACCATTGTTATTGATGCCGGACATGGCGGCAACAAACCCGGTGCCCGGGGCAGTTTTTCTGTGGAAAAAGACGTCGCCCTGGAGGTGGCGCTTAAGTTGGGCCGGAAAATTGAAGAGGAACTCCCGGACGTAAAAGTGCTTTACACCCGTAAAACGGATGTAGATGTAGACTTCTACAAACGGGCTGCTCTGGCAAATGACAACCATGCCGACCTTTTCATTTCCATCCACTGTAATTCCATGCCAAACAGGCGGGTGATCACCGGATACAAGCGGTTGAAAAGCGGAAAAAAAACACCGGTATACGGTTATGTTAAGAACACCACAACAAGAGGAACTGAAACGTTTGTAGCCGGTTCACACCGTTTAAACGAACAGGACGCCGCTATTCGTGAAAATGAGGACATTAAGCTCGAAAAAAACTACAAGGAAAACTACAACGGCTACGATCCCAAAGATCCCGAAACATTTATTATCTTATCTTTGTTTAAGAACTTGTTTAGAGACAAAAGCTTAAAGCTTGCCCGTCTTATTCAGGATAATTACCGGAATGACGATAAAAGAGTTGATAGAGGAGTAAAGGAACAGGGGCTGTTGATCCTACAGCGCTGCGGACTGCCCGCAGTACTTACTGAGATAGGATTCATATCTCACCCCGAGGAAGAAAAGTATATCAACTCTGAGGCTGGCCAGGCTGAAATTGTGAACTCAATTTTTAAAGCGATTAAAACCTATAAAAAGGAAACCGAGGTATAG
- a CDS encoding N-acetylmuramoyl-L-alanine amidase family protein: MPLLRPNKLLVIFICIFGLTLTGNQAFTQEYKIKTIVLDAGHGGKDGATRGVYSTEKDVALKTALRLGAAIQETLKDVKVIYTRTDDTFVPLYERIGMANKAHADLFISIHCNDMPLIRTTQVTGYKKNSKGKRVPITRAVYKKSTSTRGVETFVSGMGRLDEQDEVIKRENAAIFLEENYKENYEGFDPDNPESAIILSLLKNTFRTQSLRLAKLIQNEYVSVGRVNRGVQEKSLAVLARAGMPAVLTEIGFISNPEEEDYMNSEAGQIEITNNLLNAIINYRKNLEG; the protein is encoded by the coding sequence ATGCCATTGCTTAGACCAAATAAACTTTTGGTCATATTTATTTGCATTTTTGGACTTACATTAACTGGTAATCAAGCTTTTACACAGGAATACAAAATCAAAACTATCGTACTTGACGCTGGTCACGGCGGCAAAGATGGGGCTACCCGCGGAGTTTATTCCACTGAGAAAGATGTGGCGTTGAAGACGGCGCTCCGTTTGGGTGCAGCAATTCAGGAAACCCTGAAAGATGTGAAGGTTATATATACCCGTACCGACGACACATTCGTTCCCCTGTATGAGCGTATTGGCATGGCGAATAAGGCGCACGCAGACCTGTTTATTTCAATACATTGTAACGACATGCCGCTGATTAGGACAACTCAGGTGACAGGCTATAAAAAGAACAGTAAGGGAAAACGCGTTCCGATTACGCGTGCAGTCTACAAAAAAAGCACTTCCACCCGTGGCGTGGAAACCTTCGTATCGGGTATGGGCCGACTGGACGAACAAGATGAGGTGATTAAACGCGAAAATGCTGCTATATTCCTTGAGGAGAATTATAAAGAAAATTATGAGGGTTTTGACCCCGACAATCCTGAAAGCGCAATCATATTGTCCCTGTTAAAGAATACTTTTCGTACTCAGAGCTTAAGGTTAGCAAAGCTAATCCAGAATGAATATGTTAGCGTAGGGCGGGTTAACCGCGGCGTACAGGAAAAGAGCCTGGCAGTGCTTGCCCGTGCCGGAATGCCTGCGGTACTTACCGAAATTGGCTTCATCAGTAATCCGGAGGAAGAAGATTATATGAACTCCGAGGCCGGACAAATTGAAATAACAAATAATTTACTTAACGCAATCATTAATTATAGGAAAAACCTGGAAGGATAA
- a CDS encoding STAS domain-containing protein — MEFSLDRHDKYVVLKLHEPALTNDNTPRLKSEVIALNSQGYSNIVLDLSAVKHCDDAQDLSCLLAGDRLCKKQNGLFIVTGLNENLSSIVQLSNLDESLTIVGRMEEAEDLIFMNEIERELLGGRDTDDEV; from the coding sequence ATGGAGTTCTCTCTTGATAGACATGATAAGTACGTCGTTCTGAAGCTTCACGAGCCTGCGTTAACTAACGACAATACTCCCCGGTTGAAGTCGGAAGTTATAGCGCTGAACAGTCAGGGATACAGCAATATCGTTTTGGATCTATCGGCCGTAAAACATTGCGATGATGCTCAGGATTTGAGTTGCTTGCTTGCTGGCGACCGCCTGTGTAAAAAGCAGAACGGCTTATTCATTGTCACAGGGCTGAACGAAAATCTAAGTAGTATTGTTCAGTTGTCAAACCTGGATGAGTCGCTGACCATTGTTGGCAGGATGGAAGAGGCGGAAGACCTCATCTTCATGAATGAGATTGAACGGGAGTTGCTGGGGGGTAGAGATACTGATGATGAAGTTTGA
- a CDS encoding ribonuclease Z: MKFEVTILGSSSATPIYNRNPTAQLLNCNEKFYLIDCGEGTQQQLIRYGFKASKIDYIFISHLHGDHYFGLIGLLSSLHLNGRIKPLHLFGPPALLEILQLQFLHSETVLRYQIDFHATNTETAELIFENSDLSVETFVLNHRIPCTGFRFNQKKRLRRLLVDRLEAEGVAVEYYPLLKRGLDLTLPNGKVFLNSDYTADPDRPKSYCYCSDTLMDESYFANIKDCDTLYHEATFLHEMLSRANETHHTTALQAAQIAELTGARKLLIGHFSSRYKVLQPLLDEARSVFEQTELAIEGNTFSI, encoded by the coding sequence ATGAAGTTTGAAGTGACCATTCTGGGAAGCAGCTCTGCAACACCAATTTACAACAGAAATCCGACGGCGCAACTGCTGAACTGTAATGAGAAATTTTATCTGATAGATTGTGGAGAAGGTACACAGCAACAACTTATCAGGTACGGTTTTAAGGCGAGTAAGATAGACTATATTTTTATTAGTCATCTGCACGGTGATCATTATTTTGGTTTGATTGGCCTCCTGTCCAGTCTGCACCTGAATGGCAGAATAAAACCCTTGCATTTGTTTGGTCCGCCGGCACTCCTGGAGATTTTACAGTTGCAATTCTTACACTCAGAGACTGTTTTGCGTTATCAGATAGATTTTCATGCCACGAACACTGAGACGGCTGAGTTGATATTTGAAAATTCAGACCTGAGTGTCGAGACCTTTGTACTGAATCATCGCATTCCATGTACAGGGTTCAGATTTAATCAGAAGAAGCGGCTTAGGCGCCTGCTGGTAGACCGTTTGGAGGCCGAGGGCGTTGCTGTCGAATACTACCCATTGCTAAAGCGGGGGCTTGACCTTACTTTGCCAAATGGGAAAGTCTTTTTAAACAGCGATTATACCGCCGATCCTGACCGGCCTAAAAGTTATTGCTATTGTTCGGATACCCTTATGGATGAATCTTATTTCGCCAATATCAAGGACTGCGATACGTTGTATCATGAGGCTACTTTTCTGCACGAGATGCTAAGCAGGGCAAACGAAACTCATCACACCACTGCTTTGCAGGCGGCCCAGATTGCGGAGCTCACAGGAGCCCGGAAGTTGCTTATCGGGCACTTTTCCTCCAGATACAAGGTGCTTCAGCCTTTGTTGGATGAGGCCAGGTCAGTATTCGAACAAACTGAACTGGCTATTGAAGGTAATACCTTTTCTATCTAA
- a CDS encoding phosphoribosylaminoimidazolesuccinocarboxamide synthase: protein MRAIKETNFSFSGQTAFYKGKVRDVYTIDNRFMVMVVSDRISAFDVVLPEAIPFKGQVLNQIAAKFLAATSDIVRNWVISTPDEMVTIGRICEPFKVEMVIRGYLAGHAWREYQAGKRSICGVSLPEGLKENDKLPVPIITPTTKAAVGHDEDISKDDILAKGIVSLTDYAKLEEYTYALYQRGVQIAAERGLILVDTKYEFGKSGEDIFLIDEIHTPDSSRYFYLEGYEERQEMGEPQKQLSKEFVRKWLIENGFQGKEGQSVPEMTPDIINSISDRYIELYEQITGDRFVKAESGDILSRIEQNVNQSLQELLNQ, encoded by the coding sequence ATGAGAGCAATAAAAGAAACAAATTTCAGTTTTTCAGGGCAAACGGCATTTTATAAAGGTAAGGTACGTGACGTGTACACGATAGATAATCGTTTTATGGTCATGGTAGTTTCCGACCGTATATCCGCGTTTGATGTGGTTCTACCGGAGGCAATTCCTTTTAAGGGTCAGGTACTTAATCAAATCGCGGCCAAGTTCCTGGCTGCCACAAGCGACATCGTTCGGAACTGGGTGATCAGCACGCCAGATGAGATGGTGACGATAGGCCGTATTTGTGAGCCTTTTAAAGTTGAAATGGTGATCAGGGGTTATCTGGCCGGGCATGCCTGGAGAGAGTATCAGGCAGGAAAGCGGAGTATTTGCGGCGTTAGTTTGCCGGAAGGTTTGAAAGAGAATGATAAGCTGCCGGTTCCCATTATAACGCCTACAACCAAGGCGGCGGTTGGTCATGATGAAGATATTTCGAAAGACGATATTCTGGCGAAGGGTATCGTGTCTTTAACGGATTATGCAAAGCTCGAAGAATACACTTATGCGCTTTACCAGAGAGGGGTACAGATCGCTGCGGAGCGCGGTCTTATCCTGGTGGATACGAAATATGAGTTTGGCAAGTCGGGTGAAGATATTTTCCTGATCGACGAGATCCACACCCCAGATTCGTCCAGATATTTTTACCTGGAGGGGTACGAGGAGCGTCAGGAAATGGGCGAACCGCAAAAGCAGTTGTCTAAAGAATTCGTTCGGAAATGGCTTATTGAGAACGGTTTTCAGGGTAAAGAGGGACAGAGCGTTCCTGAGATGACGCCGGATATCATTAATTCCATATCGGACAGGTATATTGAGCTTTATGAGCAAATAACAGGCGACCGTTTTGTGAAAGCAGAATCGGGCGATATTTTAAGCCGTATTGAGCAAAATGTTAATCAATCCTTGCAGGAATTGCTAAACCAATAG